A genomic segment from Rubrobacter tropicus encodes:
- a CDS encoding C40 family peptidase has translation MSIGFVVALVFVTGISAGVAQEGGVRAKEAEVAAAQDRLMDIRMETSAAQAAYNNALYEMNQLNGQIAQATEDLDAARKRLAEAQAELEERASQVYKSGNVAFMDVLVGVDDFSEFATRLDLWVRLLGEERAKVEAVEKAKDELAARKNDLEKQRTQRVDAVDKAIAQKERAEEAEKEAEEYLGSLNADLREAIQDKQDRQAEAALAAAEAFKAQETPAPAPKPDEPEPAPAPIPEVQVTQIKQVPVEQPDLQDEQAAADRAAAAEAAARRAERLAEKRAAERQAAQEAAEQAAAEQAAAEKAAAREARQDAKAAAEREAELAAQRAAERQAAREAAEREAELAAQRAAAERAAAQQAADEREAARLAAQRRAERQAERQAAAEAAAEASASAAAAEEEQAAQEAAEQAEASASASAAAQEETTGGRPPQEDASASASAAPVGGGGASGSGTSVIAEGQQYLGTPYVLGGTESCVPYEMMDCSCFTMTVYSAFGIALPDSPGGQMGYGTPVSGAPMAGDLLFWSEDGSGYITHVGIAMGDGTAIHASTYTGNVTQGTPISSIPGYAGARRLL, from the coding sequence ATGTCTATAGGATTTGTCGTTGCGCTCGTCTTCGTGACGGGCATTTCGGCCGGGGTGGCGCAGGAGGGCGGCGTCAGGGCCAAGGAGGCCGAGGTGGCCGCCGCGCAGGACCGCCTGATGGACATCCGGATGGAGACGAGCGCGGCGCAGGCGGCCTACAACAACGCCCTGTACGAGATGAACCAGCTCAACGGCCAGATCGCCCAGGCCACGGAGGACCTCGACGCCGCCAGGAAGCGGCTCGCCGAGGCCCAGGCCGAGCTCGAGGAGCGCGCCTCGCAGGTGTACAAGAGCGGCAACGTGGCGTTCATGGACGTACTCGTCGGCGTGGACGACTTCTCGGAGTTCGCGACCCGCCTCGATCTCTGGGTCAGGCTCCTCGGCGAGGAGCGGGCCAAGGTGGAGGCCGTCGAGAAGGCCAAGGACGAGTTGGCCGCGCGCAAGAACGACCTCGAAAAGCAGCGCACGCAGCGGGTGGACGCGGTGGACAAGGCCATCGCCCAGAAAGAGCGGGCCGAAGAGGCGGAGAAGGAGGCCGAGGAATACCTCGGTTCCCTGAACGCCGACCTGCGGGAGGCCATCCAGGACAAGCAGGACCGTCAGGCCGAGGCCGCGCTCGCGGCCGCCGAGGCGTTCAAGGCCCAGGAGACCCCCGCCCCGGCACCGAAGCCCGACGAGCCGGAACCGGCCCCGGCCCCCATCCCCGAGGTTCAGGTCACGCAGATCAAGCAGGTCCCCGTAGAGCAGCCGGACCTTCAGGACGAACAGGCCGCCGCCGACCGGGCAGCCGCAGCCGAGGCCGCCGCCAGGCGCGCCGAGCGCCTCGCCGAGAAGCGGGCCGCGGAGAGGCAGGCAGCCCAGGAAGCCGCCGAGCAGGCCGCCGCCGAGCAGGCAGCGGCCGAGAAGGCCGCCGCCAGGGAGGCCCGCCAGGACGCCAAGGCCGCCGCGGAGCGTGAAGCGGAGCTCGCCGCCCAGCGCGCAGCGGAGAGGCAGGCCGCCAGGGAGGCCGCCGAGCGCGAGGCCGAGCTCGCCGCCCAGCGCGCGGCCGCCGAACGCGCGGCGGCCCAGCAGGCCGCCGACGAGCGCGAGGCCGCCAGGCTCGCCGCCCAGCGTCGTGCGGAACGCCAGGCGGAGAGGCAGGCAGCCGCCGAAGCCGCCGCCGAGGCTTCCGCTTCCGCCGCGGCCGCCGAGGAGGAGCAGGCAGCCCAGGAAGCCGCCGAGCAGGCCGAGGCCAGCGCATCGGCGAGCGCCGCCGCGCAGGAGGAGACCACGGGTGGCAGGCCCCCGCAGGAGGACGCTTCCGCGAGCGCTTCCGCGGCGCCCGTCGGTGGCGGTGGCGCCAGCGGTTCCGGGACCTCGGTTATAGCCGAGGGCCAGCAGTACCTGGGCACGCCGTACGTGCTCGGCGGGACGGAGAGCTGCGTCCCTTACGAGATGATGGACTGCTCGTGCTTCACGATGACCGTCTACAGCGCGTTCGGTATCGCGCTCCCCGACTCCCCCGGCGGGCAGATGGGCTACGGTACCCCGGTCTCCGGGGCGCCCATGGCGGGCGACCTCCTCTTCTGGAGCGAGGACGGCAGCGGGTACATCACCCACGTCGGCATCGCGATGGGCGACGGCACCGCCATCCACGCCTCCACCTACACGGGCAACGTCACGCAGGGCACGCCCATAAGCTCCATACCCGGCTACGCGGGCGCCC
- a CDS encoding CDP-alcohol phosphatidyltransferase family protein translates to MRVRPDTLTVIGWAFALGAAVLFGLGHTRVAGAVMLLGGLFDALDGAVARESNRMSSFGAFLDSTLDRLSESAVFVGVIFFYASAARPVEALLAGLAMTFSLLTSYARARAEGLNVPCEVGLLERAGRVVILSVFSIFGLLTPGVALVAAGALITTAQRVFHVRRATRR, encoded by the coding sequence ATGCGGGTGAGGCCGGACACGCTTACCGTCATAGGCTGGGCGTTCGCGCTGGGCGCGGCCGTCCTCTTCGGGCTCGGGCACACCCGCGTCGCGGGCGCCGTCATGCTTCTGGGCGGGCTCTTCGACGCCCTCGATGGCGCCGTCGCCCGAGAGTCTAACCGGATGAGCTCCTTCGGGGCCTTCCTGGACTCGACCCTCGACCGGCTCTCCGAATCTGCCGTGTTCGTCGGCGTGATCTTCTTCTACGCCAGCGCCGCAAGACCGGTCGAAGCCCTGCTCGCCGGCCTCGCCATGACCTTCTCGCTTCTCACCTCCTACGCCAGGGCCCGCGCCGAGGGCCTGAACGTGCCGTGCGAGGTCGGCCTGCTGGAGCGGGCCGGGAGGGTCGTGATCCTCTCTGTCTTCTCCATCTTCGGCCTCCTGACGCCCGGCGTAGCACTCGTCGCCGCCGGCGCCCTGATCACCACCGCCCAACGCGTCTTCCACGTCCGCCGTGCCACCCGGAGGTAA
- a CDS encoding AI-2E family transporter produces MPAKKLVVSTYLQYIALAVLVLLLFSLVQQISGVLLTFLAAAVLAYALNPIVRFLERRRVPRVVAVVGLFLVLFLVVSATLLVIIVPAVGQIREIVSNPQQIAGQADALTQQAQNLPFVGQYVTDLDQDRILQLLRSNAPSAGQVANVATGVIGGVFGVFGAIFNLLLMVLVSIYLLLEREKITRALLRTIPGTIRDQSLELFHAVEKTLIQYLRGQLFLCAIMGVLGWAIMFFTVREYALLVGAWVAATEIIPVLGAFLGAIPGVLIALFFGGFTDALIVAGLFLVAQQIEGNILVPRIQGGSTGVHPLWVLFGTLAGTALYGIIGAIFAVPIVAIIAATIRYLRNTLAFERWSRPPLQPEEPPRTEAESLPEAAGLGRTRREEEREDGQT; encoded by the coding sequence GTGCCCGCAAAGAAGCTGGTAGTCTCGACGTACCTTCAATACATCGCGCTCGCGGTGCTGGTGCTGCTCCTTTTCTCCCTGGTGCAGCAGATCAGCGGCGTTCTCCTCACTTTCCTTGCGGCTGCCGTTCTCGCCTACGCCCTGAACCCCATAGTCCGGTTCCTCGAAAGGCGCCGGGTGCCAAGGGTCGTGGCCGTCGTCGGGTTGTTCCTGGTCCTCTTCCTCGTAGTGTCCGCGACGCTGCTCGTCATCATCGTGCCGGCGGTCGGGCAGATACGGGAGATAGTGAGCAATCCGCAGCAGATCGCGGGCCAGGCGGACGCCCTGACGCAACAGGCCCAGAACCTGCCCTTCGTGGGCCAGTACGTGACGGACCTGGACCAGGACCGCATCCTGCAACTGCTCCGCAGCAACGCGCCGTCCGCGGGCCAGGTCGCCAACGTGGCGACGGGCGTTATAGGCGGGGTGTTCGGGGTCTTCGGGGCGATCTTCAACCTGCTGCTGATGGTCCTGGTTTCCATCTACCTGCTGCTCGAGCGGGAGAAGATCACGCGCGCCCTGCTCCGCACGATACCCGGGACGATACGCGACCAGAGCCTCGAACTCTTCCACGCCGTCGAGAAGACCCTGATCCAGTACCTCAGGGGACAACTCTTTCTCTGCGCCATCATGGGCGTCCTGGGGTGGGCTATCATGTTCTTCACCGTCCGCGAGTACGCGCTCCTGGTCGGGGCCTGGGTGGCGGCCACGGAGATCATTCCCGTCCTCGGCGCCTTTCTGGGGGCGATTCCGGGGGTCCTGATAGCGCTCTTCTTCGGCGGGTTTACCGACGCGCTGATCGTCGCGGGCCTCTTTCTGGTGGCCCAGCAGATCGAGGGAAATATCCTGGTTCCGAGGATTCAGGGCGGCTCGACGGGGGTCCACCCGCTCTGGGTCTTGTTCGGGACGCTGGCCGGCACGGCTCTTTACGGGATAATCGGCGCGATCTTCGCCGTACCCATAGTCGCCATTATCGCGGCCACGATCCGCTACCTTCGCAACACCCTCGCCTTCGAGCGCTGGTCGAGGCCGCCGCTGCAGCCGGAGGAGCCGCCGAGGACGGAGGCCGAATCGCTCCCCGAAGCCGCGGGCCTCGGCCGCACCCGCCGGGAAGAGGAACGAGAGGATGGCCAGACCTGA
- a CDS encoding site-2 protease family protein: MFLYLFQSNPSAAVAFLLGLVIGITVHEAAHATSAYLLGDDTAYRDGRVTLNPASHLDVLGSLMLLMAGFGWGKPTPVMPSKLRGGVFGPVAVALAGPVSNLLIVAVCGVLFLLPAFQGGYLAIIVLMVASTNALLFVFNLIPIPPLDGSKILFPFLPRALNGFVDFMNQYGPMILFGLIIVAIVIPRFSIFNVLLSPIRPLLQLFGMPSIF; encoded by the coding sequence ATGTTCCTATATCTCTTCCAGAGCAACCCGTCAGCCGCCGTCGCGTTCCTTCTCGGGCTCGTGATCGGCATAACCGTCCACGAGGCCGCCCACGCCACTTCCGCGTACCTGCTCGGGGACGACACCGCCTACCGAGACGGCAGGGTGACGCTCAACCCCGCCTCCCACCTCGACGTGCTCGGCAGCCTGATGCTGCTCATGGCCGGCTTCGGGTGGGGCAAGCCAACACCCGTGATGCCGTCCAAGTTGCGGGGCGGGGTGTTCGGCCCCGTCGCGGTCGCGCTCGCGGGCCCCGTCTCGAACCTCCTGATCGTGGCCGTGTGCGGCGTCCTGTTCCTCCTGCCAGCCTTCCAGGGCGGCTACCTGGCTATCATCGTGCTGATGGTCGCATCCACCAACGCCCTACTCTTCGTCTTCAACCTCATCCCCATCCCCCCGCTCGACGGCTCGAAGATCCTCTTCCCGTTCCTCCCCCGCGCCCTGAACGGTTTCGTCGACTTCATGAACCAGTACGGACCGATGATCCTGTTCGGCCTGATCATAGTGGCAATCGTTATTCCAAGGTTCTCCATCTTCAACGTCCTGCTCTCCCCCATCCGCCCGCTCCTCCAACTGTTCGGCATGCCGTCGATTTTCTGA
- a CDS encoding ATP-binding protein, giving the protein MFSARKKPDRKPRPQSPKLPSLKTIEGLRPRLSIRVWLTVLFVLVTAVSAVAAYGIVRPILEESLGRASDAAFRQVAEQWNTQLRRDPSPTLQDMEDFAETRNLQWGIVQAQEGVRLKGDSELDWIPGVAKIAVKTGESKWNTLPAPAGRHEGQLQATYAVPIQDVRDDEGREIPNTAIVFNRYYTGSDIENAEATLNNIEGLALLAGGLALLIAGFAGYFAAVLISRRVDRLNVAAESLAYGNFDERINTHVGDELGSLASSFNAMAASMKDAFGQIEQEKERGNAILNGMTDAVVGVDRDLEPVFTNPRAKELLESTPHEFHVRLQEVLAKTRYSGPVTEPEAEAGDRVIEIRAAPLEDGALAILRDVTDERRVQRAKADFIANASHELKTPIAALSGYLEMLEDEEDEEYRTKFLNEMRGQTERLKGLAQTLLDLSRLDANAVTFRSEEVHLEELLHDLRREFGFTGRPIDIKVEEDVPPVEADPNQLHRTLTILVDNAIKYSEDGSPVRLELSRENGHAVVGVTDRGCGIPETEIPHIFDRFYRAEGSSRADGTGLGLALAREITDHLGGTIRVESRPETGSTFSVVLPLTETPQSPN; this is encoded by the coding sequence ATGTTTTCCGCTAGGAAGAAGCCCGACCGAAAGCCCCGGCCCCAGAGCCCGAAGCTGCCCTCCCTGAAGACGATAGAGGGACTCAGGCCGCGCCTGAGCATCCGGGTCTGGCTCACCGTACTCTTCGTGCTCGTCACGGCCGTCTCCGCCGTGGCCGCCTACGGCATCGTGCGTCCCATCCTGGAAGAGTCACTCGGCCGGGCAAGCGACGCCGCCTTCCGCCAGGTTGCCGAGCAATGGAATACGCAGCTACGGCGCGATCCCTCGCCGACCCTACAGGATATGGAGGACTTTGCGGAGACCAGGAACCTCCAGTGGGGGATAGTGCAGGCGCAGGAGGGCGTGCGGCTCAAGGGCGACAGCGAACTGGACTGGATCCCGGGGGTCGCAAAGATCGCTGTCAAGACCGGAGAGTCGAAGTGGAACACATTGCCGGCGCCTGCCGGCCGGCACGAGGGGCAGTTGCAGGCCACCTACGCCGTCCCGATCCAGGACGTGAGGGACGACGAGGGCCGCGAGATACCGAACACCGCCATCGTCTTCAATCGGTACTACACCGGCAGCGATATAGAGAACGCCGAGGCCACGCTCAACAACATAGAGGGACTGGCCCTTCTCGCCGGCGGCCTCGCGCTCCTTATCGCGGGTTTCGCGGGGTACTTCGCGGCGGTCCTGATCTCGCGCCGGGTGGACCGCCTGAACGTCGCGGCCGAGAGTCTGGCTTACGGCAACTTCGACGAGCGCATAAACACCCACGTCGGGGACGAACTCGGCTCCCTGGCCTCGTCGTTCAACGCGATGGCGGCCTCCATGAAGGACGCTTTCGGCCAGATCGAGCAGGAGAAGGAACGCGGTAACGCCATCCTGAACGGCATGACCGACGCGGTCGTCGGCGTGGACAGGGATCTCGAGCCCGTCTTCACCAACCCCCGGGCCAAGGAGCTTCTCGAATCGACCCCGCACGAGTTCCACGTCCGACTGCAGGAGGTCCTCGCCAAGACCCGCTACTCCGGGCCCGTTACCGAGCCGGAGGCCGAGGCCGGGGACCGCGTCATAGAGATCCGGGCCGCCCCCCTGGAGGACGGCGCCCTCGCCATCCTGCGGGACGTCACCGACGAGCGCCGGGTCCAGCGGGCCAAGGCCGACTTTATAGCCAACGCCTCGCACGAGCTCAAGACCCCGATCGCCGCCCTCTCCGGCTACCTGGAGATGCTCGAAGACGAGGAGGACGAGGAGTACCGGACCAAGTTTTTGAACGAGATGCGCGGCCAGACCGAGCGCCTCAAAGGCCTGGCCCAGACCCTGCTCGACCTCTCCCGCCTGGACGCCAACGCCGTCACCTTCCGATCCGAGGAGGTGCACCTCGAAGAATTGCTCCACGACCTGCGCCGCGAGTTCGGGTTCACGGGGCGCCCCATCGACATCAAGGTCGAGGAGGACGTTCCTCCCGTCGAGGCCGACCCGAACCAGCTTCACAGGACGCTCACCATCCTGGTCGACAACGCCATCAAGTACTCCGAAGACGGGTCTCCCGTACGCCTGGAGCTCTCCAGGGAGAACGGGCACGCCGTCGTCGGCGTTACGGACCGCGGGTGCGGCATCCCCGAGACGGAGATCCCGCACATCTTCGACCGCTTCTACCGGGCCGAAGGCTCCTCCCGCGCCGACGGCACGGGCCTCGGCCTTGCCCTCGCCCGCGAGATCACGGACCACCTCGGCGGCACGATAAGGGTCGAGAGCCGGCCCGAAACGGGCAGCACCTTCTCCGTCGTCCTTCCCCTGACGGAGACCCCCCAGAGCCCGAACTAA
- a CDS encoding response regulator transcription factor: MVQDLQGVTRKILLVDDEPSLQKMLTHALEREGFQIQVAGDGEAALEAFKSYEPHLIVLDIMLPKLDGTEVIRRIRAQSEVPVIMLTAKDDEIDRVVGLELGADDYVTKPFAVRELVARVRAIMRRAAVPAGQRPDELTYDRLRINLPSRRVSVDGTEVDLTYTEFELLVTLASSPGRVFSRSALLRRVWGDEFRDERTVDVHIRHLREKIERDPRNPEFIHTARGVGYVFR; the protein is encoded by the coding sequence ATGGTTCAGGACTTACAGGGCGTTACGCGCAAGATACTTCTGGTAGACGACGAGCCGTCGCTCCAGAAGATGCTCACGCACGCGCTGGAGCGGGAGGGGTTCCAGATCCAGGTAGCCGGCGACGGCGAGGCCGCCCTGGAAGCTTTCAAGAGCTACGAACCGCACCTCATAGTGCTCGACATCATGCTCCCCAAGCTCGACGGCACCGAGGTCATCCGCCGCATCCGGGCGCAGAGCGAGGTGCCGGTCATCATGCTGACGGCCAAGGACGACGAGATAGACCGGGTGGTGGGCCTGGAACTCGGCGCCGACGACTACGTAACAAAACCGTTCGCCGTCAGGGAGCTGGTTGCGCGGGTGCGTGCGATCATGCGCCGCGCGGCCGTCCCCGCGGGCCAGCGTCCCGACGAGCTCACCTACGACAGACTCCGCATCAACCTGCCGAGCCGGCGGGTCTCCGTGGACGGGACGGAGGTGGACCTTACCTACACGGAGTTCGAATTGTTGGTGACCCTCGCCTCCAGCCCCGGCCGGGTCTTCTCGCGCAGCGCGCTTTTGCGGCGGGTCTGGGGCGACGAGTTTCGCGACGAGCGGACCGTGGACGTCCACATCAGGCACCTGCGCGAGAAGATCGAACGCGACCCCCGCAACCCCGAGTTTATCCACACCGCGCGTGGTGTCGGATATGTTTTCCGCTAG
- a CDS encoding DEDD exonuclease domain-containing protein, which translates to MAALALEDAPYVVFDVETTGASAGKGGGITEIGALKLVRGQVVEEFSTLVNPGRKIDPFVVRLTGITDRMVSGAPPVSEVMPRFEEFVEGSVVVGHNVQFDCGFVAAARGGVPLPNPVLDTLKLARCLVPGLRRYRLSALVSHFGVRQAPNHRALADASATTEVFQRLLKLLRSAGVRSVGEAGTIRGGKGRIKPQKQHLAEHVPNTPGVYYFVDKNGGVLYVGKAKDLRARVRTYFNGGDGRRKVGRLVEEVAEVQVKETESELHALILEAREIKRLLPRYNSVGRDDKASWFIRLDTNEPYPMPVRVTENAPEDGVVHLGPYRSAGVLDTCIEALGRVFPLKRCPGDGEACFYGQMGRCAPCAGMGEEEYRREVVDEIVALLRGEGGEEHLHALVLERKRLARALEFEAAARLRDLIAGIERVRLARSVVSGEGAQAVVAPSTEPGVIEVFVLSEGRLITHRGFEAGDAAGLTTFAEEALQRREDLPPAGKNGSNEARIVAAYLRRRSGVVEAVRLGEAGDLVKAAERVEEAVGEPEVPLA; encoded by the coding sequence GTGGCGGCGCTCGCGCTCGAAGATGCTCCGTACGTGGTCTTCGACGTCGAGACCACGGGAGCCTCCGCCGGAAAAGGCGGCGGTATCACGGAGATCGGGGCCCTCAAGCTCGTCCGCGGCCAGGTGGTCGAGGAGTTCTCGACCCTCGTTAACCCCGGGCGTAAGATAGACCCGTTCGTCGTCCGCCTGACCGGCATAACGGACCGCATGGTCTCAGGCGCCCCTCCCGTCTCCGAGGTGATGCCCCGCTTCGAGGAGTTCGTAGAGGGCTCCGTCGTGGTCGGCCACAACGTCCAGTTCGACTGCGGCTTCGTCGCCGCGGCCCGCGGCGGGGTGCCATTGCCCAACCCCGTCCTCGACACCTTGAAGCTCGCGCGTTGCCTGGTTCCGGGCCTGAGGCGCTACCGTCTGAGCGCACTCGTCTCGCACTTCGGGGTGCGCCAGGCGCCGAACCACAGGGCGCTGGCCGACGCATCGGCGACTACCGAGGTCTTTCAGAGGCTTCTGAAGCTCCTGCGCTCCGCCGGGGTGAGGAGCGTCGGGGAGGCCGGCACGATCCGGGGCGGCAAGGGGCGCATCAAGCCGCAGAAGCAGCACCTCGCCGAGCACGTCCCGAACACGCCCGGCGTCTACTACTTCGTGGACAAGAACGGCGGAGTTCTCTACGTGGGCAAGGCGAAGGATCTGAGGGCGCGGGTACGGACGTACTTCAACGGGGGGGACGGGAGGCGCAAGGTGGGCCGGCTCGTCGAGGAGGTCGCCGAGGTTCAGGTCAAGGAGACCGAGAGCGAGCTGCACGCGCTAATACTGGAGGCGCGGGAGATCAAACGCCTCCTGCCCCGCTACAACTCCGTCGGCCGCGACGACAAGGCGAGCTGGTTCATAAGGCTCGACACCAACGAGCCGTACCCGATGCCGGTCAGGGTGACGGAGAACGCGCCGGAGGACGGCGTGGTCCACCTCGGGCCGTACAGGAGCGCGGGCGTCCTCGACACCTGCATCGAGGCCCTCGGCAGGGTCTTCCCCCTCAAGCGCTGCCCGGGGGATGGGGAGGCGTGCTTCTACGGCCAGATGGGCCGCTGCGCCCCGTGCGCCGGGATGGGCGAGGAGGAGTACCGCCGGGAGGTCGTGGACGAGATCGTGGCGCTCTTGCGGGGCGAGGGCGGCGAGGAGCACCTCCACGCCCTGGTCCTGGAGCGCAAACGCCTGGCGCGGGCGCTCGAGTTCGAGGCCGCGGCGCGCCTGCGGGACCTGATCGCCGGCATAGAGCGGGTTCGTCTCGCGCGGTCGGTCGTGAGCGGGGAGGGTGCCCAGGCCGTCGTCGCCCCCTCGACGGAGCCGGGCGTTATAGAAGTCTTTGTCTTGTCGGAGGGACGCCTGATTACGCACCGCGGTTTCGAGGCCGGGGACGCGGCCGGTCTTACGACGTTCGCGGAGGAGGCGCTTCAGAGGCGGGAGGACCTGCCGCCGGCCGGCAAGAACGGCTCCAACGAGGCCAGGATCGTGGCGGCGTACCTCAGACGACGCTCCGGGGTGGTCGAGGCCGTGCGGCTGGGGGAGGCGGGGGATCTCGTAAAAGCGGCCGAAAGGGTCGAGGAGGCCGTAGGGGAGCCCGAGGTCCCGTTGGCTTGA
- a CDS encoding helix-hairpin-helix domain-containing protein gives MFDSDFEDNVFRRRLLKEVAPGVPVNFSFYSPSVKVQVMYPAEHMPGANGRYVGNAVTIEFVPEDAAAVERVREYVWHWEHHNAFTAVRKINHLRRGVCPGSVQGMLELVRGVDKRAAAKAAEAIDPDDLRGLLDERDFKNLARVPGMGEKRARAVIEFHDNETNGRRFLHAANRNDRFRGAPVQTELDLDRDLEEQVWEHAEKARRLGDPDPLGPNEPPGHTTVRNANLLHPLPMTPSLMGRSVFYPEQIELFADTLKRVLIDGEKLAGVDALRIQRGKLFHTTKMPGVGMKTRARVLASGLLDDEYTYENLVSIPGITEAQALTIATAAKEEAPRTEVRVH, from the coding sequence ATGTTTGACTCGGATTTCGAAGACAACGTGTTCCGCAGGCGGTTGCTGAAGGAGGTTGCGCCGGGGGTTCCGGTGAACTTCTCCTTCTACTCGCCGTCGGTCAAGGTGCAGGTCATGTATCCGGCGGAGCACATGCCGGGGGCCAACGGGCGCTACGTCGGGAACGCGGTTACGATCGAGTTCGTGCCCGAGGACGCGGCGGCGGTCGAGCGGGTCAGGGAGTACGTGTGGCACTGGGAGCACCACAACGCGTTTACGGCGGTGCGCAAGATCAACCACCTCAGGCGCGGCGTCTGCCCGGGATCGGTCCAGGGGATGCTGGAGCTGGTCCGCGGCGTGGACAAGCGGGCCGCGGCGAAGGCGGCCGAGGCGATAGACCCGGACGACCTGCGTGGCCTGCTCGACGAGAGGGACTTCAAGAACCTGGCGCGGGTGCCCGGCATGGGCGAGAAGCGGGCGCGGGCCGTTATCGAGTTCCACGACAACGAGACTAACGGGCGCCGCTTTCTCCACGCGGCCAACCGAAACGACCGCTTCCGCGGCGCCCCTGTCCAGACCGAGCTCGACCTGGACAGGGATCTCGAAGAGCAGGTCTGGGAGCACGCCGAGAAGGCAAGGAGGCTCGGGGACCCCGACCCGCTCGGCCCGAACGAGCCGCCGGGCCACACCACGGTCAGGAACGCCAACCTCTTGCACCCGCTCCCGATGACGCCTTCCCTCATGGGCCGGAGCGTCTTCTACCCCGAGCAGATCGAGCTCTTCGCGGACACCCTCAAGCGTGTCCTGATAGACGGCGAAAAGCTCGCCGGGGTCGACGCCTTGCGCATCCAGCGCGGCAAGCTCTTTCACACCACCAAGATGCCTGGCGTCGGGATGAAGACCCGCGCCAGGGTCCTCGCCAGCGGCCTCCTCGACGACGAGTACACCTACGAGAACCTCGTCTCCATACCGGGCATTACCGAGGCCCAGGCCCTCACCATCGCTACGGCGGCGAAGGAGGAGGCCCCCAGGACGGAGGTCCGCGTCCATTAG
- a CDS encoding molybdopterin molybdotransferase MoeA, with product MQLFEKLMEYPDAERLVLDNTHRLPVEETPLGEALGLALAEDLRATVDSPPFDNSAVDGYAVRSADAEAGRTFRVVDEAPAGRPAEKSVGEGEAIKIFTGGVIPEGADATVMVENTSGWGESFELKKGASPGQNIREAGQDTQKGDTILRAGTEIGAPEIALAATQGYGTLPVFRRPRVVVLSTGTELVEPGTRDLAPGEIFDSNSYAIVAQAREAGAGARRLYAASDDAGTLRAAIEEALETADVVVTSGGVSVGEKDLVKSTLLDLGVEQVFWGVKFKPGKPLFYGKRDETRFFGLPGNPVSAMVCFDLFVRPALMGMMGREDKGRPRVPVYFEEDVVNKFGRMHAMRVSLERTERGWLARSVGAQGSGLVSSLTKADALALIGPESEGVSAGEPVEAIVLREEKLL from the coding sequence GTGCAACTTTTCGAGAAGCTTATGGAGTACCCCGACGCCGAGAGGCTGGTGCTCGACAACACCCACCGATTGCCGGTAGAAGAGACGCCGCTGGGAGAGGCCTTGGGCCTCGCGCTCGCCGAGGACCTGCGGGCTACAGTAGATTCGCCGCCGTTCGATAATAGCGCCGTGGACGGTTACGCCGTGAGGAGCGCGGACGCTGAGGCTGGACGGACGTTTCGGGTGGTCGACGAGGCGCCGGCCGGGCGTCCGGCGGAGAAGAGCGTCGGAGAAGGCGAAGCCATCAAGATCTTCACCGGCGGCGTCATCCCCGAAGGCGCCGACGCGACGGTGATGGTCGAGAACACCTCGGGCTGGGGCGAGAGCTTCGAGTTGAAGAAGGGCGCGTCCCCCGGGCAGAACATCCGCGAGGCGGGCCAGGACACCCAAAAGGGGGACACGATCCTGCGGGCGGGGACCGAGATCGGGGCGCCAGAGATCGCGCTTGCCGCCACGCAAGGCTACGGAACCCTGCCCGTCTTCCGCAGGCCGAGGGTGGTCGTCCTCTCGACGGGGACGGAGCTCGTGGAGCCAGGGACCCGCGACCTCGCCCCGGGCGAGATCTTCGACTCCAACTCCTACGCCATCGTCGCCCAGGCCCGCGAGGCCGGCGCCGGCGCCCGCCGCCTCTACGCGGCCTCGGACGACGCCGGGACGCTGCGCGCCGCCATAGAAGAGGCCCTGGAGACGGCCGACGTCGTCGTGACGAGCGGTGGCGTCTCCGTGGGGGAGAAGGACCTCGTCAAGAGCACCCTGCTAGACCTCGGCGTCGAGCAGGTCTTCTGGGGCGTGAAGTTCAAGCCGGGCAAGCCCCTCTTCTACGGCAAACGCGACGAGACCCGCTTCTTCGGCCTCCCCGGCAACCCCGTCTCCGCGATGGTCTGCTTCGACCTCTTCGTCCGCCCCGCCCTGATGGGCATGATGGGCCGCGAGGACAAGGGGAGGCCGCGCGTCCCCGTGTACTTCGAGGAAGACGTCGTAAACAAGTTCGGCCGGATGCACGCGATGAGGGTCTCCCTGGAGAGAACGGAGAGAGGCTGGCTGGCCCGGTCGGTCGGCGCCCAGGGCTCGGGCCTCGTAAGCTCCCTGACGAAGGCCGACGCCCTGGCCCTGATCGGCCCGGAATCCGAGGGCGTCAGCGCCGGCGAGCCAGTCGAGGCGATAGTCTTGCGCGAAGAGAAACTGCTTTGA